A single region of the Gopherus evgoodei ecotype Sinaloan lineage chromosome 3, rGopEvg1_v1.p, whole genome shotgun sequence genome encodes:
- the SEC23B gene encoding protein transport protein Sec23B, with protein MATYLEFIQQNEERDGVRFSWNVWPSSRLEATRMVVPLACLLTPLKERLDLPPVQYEPVLCSRQTCKAVLNPLCQVDYRAKLWACNFCFQRNQFPPAYAGISEINQPAELMPQFSTIEYIVQRGSPTPLIFLYVVDTCLEEEDLQALKESLQMSLSLLPPEALVGLITFGRMVQVHELSCEGISKSYVFRGTKDLTAKQIQDMLGLTRPVVPVQQGRPLQPQEQPPISSRFLQPVHKIDMNLTDLLGELQRDPWPVTQGKRPLRSTGVALSIAVGLLEGTFPNTGARIMLFTGGPPTQGPGMVVGDELKTPIRSWHDIEKDNARFMKKATKHYETLANRTAANGHCIDIYACALDQTGLLEMKCCANLTGGHMMMGDSFNTSLFKQTFQRVFSKDFNGEFRMAFGATLEVKTSRELKISGAIGPCISLNAKGPCVSENELGIGGTCQWKICSLDPSSTLAIYFEVVNQHNAPIPQGGRGAVQFVTQYQHSSTQRRIRVTTIARNWADAQSQLQHIEAAFDQEVAAVLMARLGVYRAESEEGPDVLRWLDRQLIRLCQKFGQYNKDDPNSFRLSDSFSLYPQFMFHLRRSPFLQVFNNSPDESSFYRHHFSRQDLTQSLIMIQPILYSYSFSGPPEPVLLDSSSILADRILLMDTFFQIVIYHGETIAQWQKAGYQDMPEYENFKHLLQAPLDDAQEILQTRFPMPRYINTEHGSSQARFLLSKVNPSQTHNNLYAWGQESGSPILTDDVSLQVFMDHLKKLAVSSAS; from the exons ATGGCAACATATCTGGAGTTCATTCAGCAAAATGAAGAACGAGACGGGGTGCGTTTCAGCTGGAATGTGTGGCCTTCCAGCAGGTTGGAGGCTACAAGAATGGTCGTACCCTTGGCCTGTCTACTGACTCCCCTGAAAGAACGTCTAGACCTGCCGCCTGTACAATATGAACCAGTGCTTTGTAGCAGGCAGACTTGCAAAGCAGTGCTCAACCCGCTTTG TCAAGTTGATTATCGTGCCAAGCTCTGGGCCTGTAACTTCTGTTTTCAGAGAAACCAG TTCCCTCCAGCGTATGCAGGCATATCCGAAATAAATCAACCAGCAGAacttatgcctcagttttccacaATCGAATACATAGTGCAG AGAGGTTCTCCAACTCCACTGATCTTCCTTTATGTTGTTGACACGTGTCTGGAAGAGGAAGACTTGCAAGCATTGAAGGAATCCCTGCAGATGTCGTTGAGTCTGCTGCCTCCAGAGGCACTGGTAGGGCTGATCACTTTTGGTAGAATGGTCCAGGTTCATGAACTGAGCTGTGAAGGAATCTCCAAGAGCTATGTTTTCAGAGGGACCAAGGACCTGACAGCTAAGCAAATACAG GATATGCTGGGTCTTACAAGGCCTGTGGTACCTGTTCAGCAGGGAAGACCTCTTCAGCCTCAAGAACAGCCACCCATTTCAAGCAG GTTCCTGCAGCCTGTACACAAGATTGACATGAACCTGACAGATCTTCTTGGGGAATTACAGAGGGACCCTTGGCCAGTGACTCAGGGAAAGCGACCCTTGCGATCAACTGGAGTAGCTTTGTCAATTGCTGTTGGTTTATTGGAG ggCACGTTTCCAAACACAGGGGCCAGAATAATGTTGTTTACAGGCGGGCCACCCACACAAGGGCCAGGCATGGTGGTAGGAGATGAACTGAAAACACCCATTCGTTCCTGGCATGACATAGAGAAGGACAATGCACGGTTCATGAAAAAGGCTACAAAG CACTATGAGACTCTAGCTAATCGCACGGCGGCCAACGGCCACTGCATAGATATTTATGCCTGCGCTCTCGATCAGACTGGCCTTCTGGAGATGAAGTGTTGTGCAAACCTCACTGG GGGTCACATGATGATGGGGGACTCTTTCAacacttctctcttcaagcagaCCTTCCAGCGGGTGTTTAGCAAAGACTTCAATGGAGAATTCCGAATGGCGTTTGGTGCTACGTTAGAAGTGAAG ACTTCTAGGGAGCTGAAAATCTCAGGGGCTATTGGACCGTGCATATCCCTAAATGCTAAAGGACCATGCGTCTCTGAAAAC GAACTTGGTATTGGAGGTACATGTCAGTGGAAAATCTGTAGCCTTGATCCCAGTTCAACTCTTGCCATATATTTTGAAGTGGTGAATCAG CACAATGCACCGATACCTCAGGGCGGCAGAGGCGCCGTGCAGTTTGTCACTCAGTATCAGCACTCCAGTACACAGAGACGCATTCGAGTAACCACTATTGCAAGAAA TTGGGCAGATGCACAGAGTCAGCTCCAACATATTGAAGCAGCGTTTGACCAGGAAGTAGCTGCAGTGCTAATGGCTCGTCTGGGAGTCTACAGAGCTGAGTCGGAGGAGGGACCTGATGTGTTGCGATGGCTAGACAGGCAGCTAATCAGATTG TGTCAGAAGTTTGGACAGTATAACAAGGATGATCCAAATTCCTTCAGACTGTCAGATTCATTTTCTCTGTATCCCCAG TTTATGTTCCACTTGCGACGATCTCCGTTTCTTCAAGTGTTTAATAATAGCCCGGATGAATCTTCCTTTTACCGTCATCACTTTTCCAGACAAGATCTGACCCAGTCCCTCATCATGATCCAGCCCATCCTTTATTCCTATTCTTTCTCTGGACCACCCGAG CCTGTGCTATTGGACAGCAGCAGCATTCTTGCTGACAGAATTCTGCTGATGGATACTTTCTTCCAGATTGTAATCTACCATGGCGAG ACGATTGCACAGTGGCAGAAAGCTGGCTACCAAGACATGCCTGAATATGAAAACTTCAAGCATTTACTGCAAGCCCCATTGGATGATGCCCAGGAAATATTGCAGACTAGATTCCCAATGCCGCGTTATATTAACACTGAACATGGAAGCAGTCAG gCCCGCTTCCTTCTGTCTAAAGTGAACCCCTCTCAGACTCACAATAACCTCTATGCGTGGGGACAG GAATCGGGATCTCCCATCCTAACAGATGATGTTAGTCTCCAGGTGTTCATGGATCATCTGAAAAAGTTGGCAGTGTCAAGTGCATCATAA
- the SMIM26 gene encoding small integral membrane protein 26 codes for MFSLQALRWKARFAVLYAVGSWSLLGCVLYYNWSDRAERLPPDEERTLPREIPTDAFFTSTITYKQNAAHPISDLYDTVKSFFATSEGPGPEE; via the exons ATGTTCTCGCTGCAGGCGCTGCGCTGGAAGGCGCGTTTCGCCGTCCTGTACGCCGTGGGCAGCTGGAGCCTGCTGGGCTGCGTCCTCTACTACAACTGGAGCGACCGCGCGGAGCGGCTGCCTCCCG atgaagaAAGAACACTTCCAAGGGAAATACCAACAGATGCCTTTTTCACATCAACAATAACATATAAACAGAATGCTGCACATCCTATAAGTGACCTGTATGATACCGTGAAATCATTCTTTGCAACCAGTGAAGGCCCTGGTCCAGAAGAGTAA